A window of Xylophilus sp. GW821-FHT01B05 contains these coding sequences:
- a CDS encoding rhodanese-like domain-containing protein, translated as MLLLSAHANEPVLAPATCSRAEEEARALPEPAVAFHGGTRSMSNAAMDASCWIDEIDAARMEKAGAMFWIDIRSAEKAKASALHGALQIPAHELASKDFLREERVVLVGGAFDENEAMQACRSLRLAGFSSVHALAGGARAWAQAGRSISGSSLGPLDEMTPEEFIAGGMKGHWALVTVGLGDDETKLLPLEITKSFSMGEVMAGKGKYWLESMLAKHGRGKKSLNDGRSKRFLIVTRNAEMIDVLRREFIRNEVDVIFVKGGLTSYREYVSQWSGVLAYSNRGVVKPCGIN; from the coding sequence ATGTTGCTGCTGTCCGCGCACGCGAACGAGCCAGTGCTGGCGCCGGCAACCTGTTCTCGCGCCGAAGAAGAAGCCCGGGCCTTGCCTGAACCCGCGGTTGCATTTCATGGGGGCACGCGGAGCATGTCGAACGCAGCGATGGATGCCAGTTGCTGGATTGACGAAATTGACGCCGCGCGCATGGAAAAGGCGGGCGCCATGTTCTGGATTGATATCCGGTCGGCGGAGAAAGCAAAGGCCAGTGCACTCCATGGAGCCTTGCAGATCCCTGCTCACGAGCTTGCAAGCAAAGACTTCTTGCGTGAAGAGCGCGTAGTGCTTGTCGGCGGCGCCTTTGACGAAAACGAAGCCATGCAGGCCTGCCGCTCATTGCGTTTGGCGGGGTTCTCGAGCGTGCATGCACTTGCCGGCGGAGCCCGTGCCTGGGCTCAAGCGGGGCGCTCCATTTCGGGGTCTTCGCTGGGGCCGTTGGATGAGATGACGCCCGAGGAGTTCATCGCTGGCGGCATGAAGGGCCACTGGGCCTTGGTGACTGTCGGACTCGGCGATGACGAAACCAAACTGTTGCCTCTTGAAATCACGAAATCCTTTTCGATGGGTGAGGTGATGGCGGGTAAAGGGAAGTATTGGTTGGAGTCGATGCTTGCTAAGCATGGGCGGGGCAAGAAGTCTCTTAATGACGGGCGTTCAAAGAGATTTTTAATTGTCACCCGCAATGCCGAGATGATTGATGTGCTGAGGCGTGAATTTATTAGAAATGAGGTCGATGTGATATTTGTGAAAGGCGGGTTGACATCCTATCGAGAGTATGTTTCTCAATGGAGCGGGGTGCTTGCCTATTCCAATCGCGGCGTCGTAAAGCCCTGCGGAATCAATTGA
- a CDS encoding choice-of-anchor U domain-containing protein has protein sequence MGVYERGAFAAAWARFILLVLLCAGPSFFGLAVAQDADCAEVKIVIEQKLSLERQAFDAHMVITNGLDGSALQNVGVELYFLDQAEQAVVATTDPNATGASFFFRTDSLSGIDSIDGRSTIASKTAADIHWLIIPAAGTGGTDSKGKLYYVGARVTYTLNGLTSTVDVTPDYIVVRPQPLLKLDYFLPAEVYADDPFTSAVEPPVPFTLGVRIKNIGGGTSYKTSIESAQPKIVENKQGLLIGFQILGGYVADKPVGKSLLLDFGDIAPATSQMGRWSMVTTLSGRFVAFDANYSHADSLGGAVTSLIQEVVTHTLVHDVKVDLPGRDNVRDFLAKDADVLRVYESDGPDTTVSDQSATARLQTSGSTSSLSFNAAPGFVYVRVPDPSSGSREPTRVLRSDGKLMAPENVWLSKTQNQDLSWSYFLNLFDANSTGSYSFAFGEGSTGSIAGAVYNDLNANGLRDAGEPGIGLVGIALKGEDQSGVSVSVTAFTDAQGGFSFAGLSRGRYSLQAAPQSGLVDGVALAGSSGGTSSPGQIADVAVTAGTVASGILFAKRASTTTTTEKADLSIRLEANPTKLRKGGSVALTLTAANLGPDAAADVSVTAALPAGLMLQASQTGVGTYDAGTWRIGTLATGQTATLSLTTTASELAQAVTLTAAIGSRTADLVPQNNTASIVLEPDADTKLRVEQTLPKDLRLLLLASCPDATQPDGEDVACVTAKADFAKAYLESEGYSTQIVTGGTDFRAALRSGFHNGIWISAGARKLTPQLLEEVRAALRHGTVLLLDGAPDPSLADLADAWGGSFAAAAAASASGTSVTLDGTGTPIAVAGEAWPLQLAGAQALAHFATGESAIAAGTYGEGRALVFGFDLLANLHTTTADPTLAAFLRLHLEQATPAVANPALAGSRARIRTVIENGDTAPVQAKLVSMLPTGMSWSAATPIPSMASVQQLSWDLSLPAGEEKAVHWLAELPKVSGTATIQTETLNASDGSVVSSLAQGFSLLGADVLVPRVATNLAVLPAADAAQAELLAQARTAAAMAQSAHGTSQYETVIQQLIAVDKALRQLPAELVDASRLDVARWIALAAMQWQQPPTDGVPASLIAVGGTPQTVQVGQAFAQALQAKVMDAAGRPLAGINVNLSMPASGASAVFANQTHAATALTAADGVATFPALAANNVAGSYQGLATVAGIASPAAFSLTNATAQATVRVLTAVGGGGQSTVVTTAFAQALQVRVTDAGGLPLTGISVRFTAPSAGASANFSGGSNSAQVLSGLDGVATSPVPMANSLVGTFVVTASVENAATPASFALGNVAAGAGSSNFAGVSATGTGVVSATTSGGGPTCAFNPAGTRLAPADGVLPILQNVLLPHGVFEFELNGCIPGSVVTVSTTWPNLRGITGYLKYGPTPETGLSRKVWYVPNNLRIQGNTVTYTVQDGGLGDDDLVADGTIHDPGGPVVQAAVAGAITPVPGLRPAFLAVLSLLLLGLGAAYLRRTRCVAHGA, from the coding sequence ATGGGCGTTTACGAACGGGGTGCCTTTGCGGCTGCCTGGGCGCGTTTCATATTGCTTGTCTTGCTGTGCGCAGGACCGAGCTTCTTTGGCCTTGCGGTTGCGCAGGACGCCGACTGCGCCGAAGTCAAGATCGTCATTGAGCAAAAGCTCTCGCTTGAGCGCCAGGCCTTCGATGCGCATATGGTCATCACCAATGGCTTGGATGGCTCGGCGCTACAGAACGTGGGCGTTGAGCTGTACTTCCTTGACCAAGCTGAGCAGGCGGTTGTCGCCACTACTGACCCCAATGCCACAGGGGCAAGTTTTTTCTTCCGCACTGACAGCCTTTCAGGCATCGATTCGATCGACGGGCGGAGCACGATTGCCTCAAAGACTGCAGCTGATATTCATTGGCTGATCATCCCGGCGGCCGGCACAGGTGGCACCGACAGCAAAGGCAAGCTGTACTACGTCGGCGCCAGGGTCACTTACACACTGAACGGCCTGACAAGCACGGTGGACGTCACTCCTGACTACATCGTGGTGCGCCCCCAGCCCTTGCTCAAGCTGGACTACTTTTTGCCGGCTGAGGTTTATGCCGACGATCCTTTCACCTCGGCAGTCGAACCTCCCGTGCCCTTCACGCTGGGCGTGCGCATCAAGAATATCGGTGGCGGAACGTCCTACAAGACCTCGATTGAATCCGCCCAGCCCAAGATCGTCGAAAACAAGCAAGGCTTGTTGATCGGTTTCCAGATTCTTGGTGGTTACGTGGCGGACAAGCCTGTGGGCAAGAGTCTGCTCCTGGACTTTGGTGACATTGCACCGGCCACATCGCAGATGGGCCGCTGGAGCATGGTCACGACCCTGTCTGGTCGCTTTGTGGCCTTCGATGCCAATTATTCGCACGCTGATAGTTTGGGTGGGGCGGTTACCTCGCTGATTCAAGAGGTCGTGACCCATACGCTGGTCCATGACGTCAAGGTGGACCTGCCCGGGCGTGACAACGTACGCGACTTTTTGGCCAAGGATGCGGATGTCCTGCGTGTCTATGAATCGGACGGGCCTGACACCACCGTCTCTGACCAGTCCGCTACGGCCAGACTGCAGACCTCTGGATCCACCTCCTCCCTGAGCTTCAACGCCGCCCCGGGCTTCGTCTATGTGCGGGTGCCGGATCCGTCGAGTGGAAGCAGGGAGCCTACTCGCGTGCTGCGTTCTGATGGCAAGCTCATGGCCCCTGAGAACGTCTGGCTCTCCAAAACCCAGAACCAGGACCTGAGCTGGTCGTATTTCCTCAATCTTTTCGATGCCAATTCCACGGGCAGCTACTCGTTTGCTTTTGGGGAAGGCTCCACAGGCTCGATTGCGGGTGCTGTCTACAACGACCTCAATGCCAACGGCTTGCGGGATGCAGGCGAGCCAGGCATTGGCCTGGTCGGCATTGCGCTCAAGGGCGAAGACCAAAGCGGCGTTTCGGTATCAGTCACGGCGTTCACTGACGCGCAGGGCGGTTTCAGCTTCGCGGGACTGAGTCGTGGCCGATATTCGCTGCAAGCAGCACCGCAGTCAGGCTTGGTCGATGGTGTGGCGTTGGCCGGCTCCTCTGGCGGTACTTCGTCACCTGGCCAGATTGCCGATGTTGCCGTGACGGCGGGCACCGTCGCAAGTGGCATCTTGTTTGCCAAGCGCGCAAGCACTACCACGACGACGGAGAAGGCAGACCTCTCCATACGACTTGAGGCCAATCCGACAAAGTTGCGCAAGGGCGGCAGCGTCGCTCTTACGCTCACTGCCGCCAACCTCGGCCCGGACGCGGCTGCCGACGTGTCGGTGACGGCGGCCCTACCCGCAGGCCTGATGCTGCAAGCGAGCCAAACGGGCGTGGGAACCTACGACGCCGGGACTTGGCGTATTGGCACCTTGGCCACAGGCCAGACGGCAACCCTGTCACTGACCACCACCGCGAGCGAACTGGCTCAGGCCGTCACTCTCACGGCAGCCATAGGGAGCAGAACGGCAGATCTTGTTCCTCAGAACAACACAGCCTCTATCGTGCTGGAGCCAGACGCCGACACCAAGCTTAGGGTGGAGCAAACCTTGCCCAAGGACCTGCGCCTGTTGTTGCTGGCCTCCTGCCCCGACGCGACCCAACCGGATGGTGAAGACGTCGCATGCGTCACGGCCAAGGCAGATTTTGCCAAGGCCTACTTGGAGAGCGAGGGTTATTCCACGCAGATCGTCACAGGGGGGACTGATTTCCGGGCAGCCTTGCGCTCAGGTTTTCACAATGGCATCTGGATCAGTGCCGGCGCTCGCAAGCTAACTCCTCAGCTGTTGGAGGAGGTGCGTGCCGCATTGCGACATGGCACTGTGCTGCTTCTCGACGGGGCGCCTGATCCCTCGCTGGCAGATCTGGCGGACGCATGGGGCGGCAGCTTTGCCGCCGCCGCCGCTGCCTCTGCATCCGGAACCTCCGTGACACTGGACGGTACTGGCACACCCATCGCGGTTGCTGGTGAAGCGTGGCCATTGCAACTCGCGGGCGCACAAGCGCTCGCACATTTCGCTACGGGTGAGAGTGCCATCGCTGCAGGAACCTACGGCGAAGGTCGAGCCCTGGTATTTGGCTTCGATCTGCTGGCCAATTTGCATACGACGACGGCGGACCCCACGCTGGCGGCCTTCTTGAGGCTGCACTTGGAGCAGGCTACGCCCGCCGTTGCCAATCCGGCACTGGCCGGGAGCCGTGCGCGTATCCGGACAGTGATCGAGAACGGCGACACGGCCCCGGTGCAGGCAAAGCTTGTAAGCATGCTGCCTACCGGCATGTCCTGGAGCGCCGCCACGCCGATACCAAGCATGGCCTCGGTTCAGCAACTGAGCTGGGACTTGTCGCTACCGGCGGGGGAGGAGAAGGCCGTGCATTGGCTCGCAGAACTGCCGAAGGTTTCAGGTACTGCCACCATTCAGACTGAAACCCTGAATGCATCCGACGGCAGTGTCGTTAGCAGTCTTGCCCAAGGCTTCAGTCTGTTGGGTGCCGATGTCCTTGTACCGCGCGTGGCAACCAATCTTGCAGTGCTGCCGGCGGCTGATGCAGCACAAGCCGAGTTGCTTGCGCAAGCACGCACAGCTGCGGCAATGGCGCAATCCGCCCATGGCACATCGCAGTACGAAACGGTGATCCAGCAACTGATCGCGGTGGACAAGGCCTTGCGCCAATTGCCCGCAGAGCTTGTCGACGCGAGCCGGCTCGACGTCGCGCGTTGGATCGCGTTGGCCGCAATGCAATGGCAGCAGCCACCCACGGATGGCGTGCCGGCCAGCCTCATTGCCGTGGGCGGCACGCCGCAGACCGTGCAGGTAGGGCAGGCATTCGCTCAGGCACTTCAGGCCAAGGTCATGGATGCGGCAGGGCGCCCGCTGGCTGGCATCAATGTCAATCTGTCGATGCCGGCCAGTGGTGCAAGCGCCGTGTTTGCCAACCAGACTCATGCTGCCACTGCATTGACCGCTGCGGATGGCGTTGCCACATTCCCGGCCCTGGCGGCGAACAACGTTGCGGGCAGCTACCAGGGGCTTGCAACCGTGGCGGGCATTGCGAGCCCCGCAGCCTTCTCCCTGACCAATGCCACAGCGCAGGCAACGGTCCGGGTACTCACTGCTGTCGGTGGCGGGGGGCAGAGCACGGTTGTGACAACGGCATTTGCCCAGGCGCTGCAGGTGCGGGTGACAGATGCAGGCGGCCTGCCGCTGACGGGCATATCGGTTCGGTTTACTGCGCCTTCGGCCGGTGCCTCGGCCAATTTCAGCGGTGGCTCGAACTCGGCGCAAGTTCTGTCGGGCCTGGATGGCGTCGCGACTTCGCCCGTGCCGATGGCCAATAGCCTGGTGGGCACCTTTGTCGTCACAGCCTCTGTTGAGAATGCTGCAACGCCAGCGAGCTTTGCCCTTGGCAACGTGGCCGCTGGCGCCGGAAGCAGCAACTTTGCGGGGGTAAGCGCTACAGGCACTGGTGTGGTGAGCGCGACCACCTCGGGCGGTGGCCCTACGTGCGCCTTCAATCCTGCGGGAACCAGGTTGGCGCCTGCTGATGGTGTGCTGCCCATCCTGCAGAACGTACTGTTGCCGCACGGCGTGTTCGAGTTCGAGCTCAACGGCTGCATTCCCGGCAGCGTTGTCACGGTGAGCACTACCTGGCCCAACCTGCGCGGCATTACTGGATACCTGAAATACGGACCAACCCCTGAAACCGGGTTGTCCCGCAAGGTTTGGTACGTGCCGAACAATCTGCGCATCCAGGGCAATACCGTGACCTACACCGTGCAGGACGGTGGCCTGGGGGACGATGACCTGGTCGCAGACGGCACCATCCACGATCCAGGCGGGCCCGTAGTTCAGGCGGCGGTGGCCGGGGCTATTACGCCCGTGCCTGGGTTGCGGCCTGCATTCCTGGCGGTGCTGTCACTGCTTTTGCTAGGGCTTGGCGCTGCCTATCTGCGGCGTACTCGGTGTGTTGCTCATGGCGCCTAG
- a CDS encoding efflux transporter outer membrane subunit gives MQASAFAAEGLDFGSDELRALLARGALQSLDLAAAQARVRQAQAQARIAGAALLPELAGNLAADRQARLGGQAVDGSSYSAGLSARYELDFWGRNRALQDSALQSLRASAFDRDTVRLTVTAGIASLWLQAVGLQERSDIAGQNLASAQRLLAAVESRARAGAASPLELAQQRGLVAGQQRSLAALRQQAGDARTALAVLLGGPVPGAAPGPASLATLRLPVWDAGLPSQLLTRRPDIARAEAALAAANANIAAARAAMLPSLSLTAGIGLGSDRLRTLADNPLASLAAGLTVPIFNAGRLAAGRDLAQAQREELLANYQQSIVAAFGDAEVALNAVGALDAQIAAQTEEHTQAERAFTLAESRYRAGAETLLTLLDVQRTLYAAQEAAVQLRLERLQASVGVYRAFGGGWRQVAKIS, from the coding sequence GTGCAAGCGTCAGCCTTTGCCGCGGAGGGCCTGGACTTCGGCAGCGACGAGCTGCGCGCGCTCCTGGCCCGGGGCGCACTGCAAAGCCTTGACCTGGCCGCCGCCCAGGCGCGCGTGCGCCAGGCCCAAGCCCAGGCCCGCATCGCCGGCGCTGCCTTGCTGCCCGAACTGGCGGGCAACCTGGCGGCTGATAGGCAGGCACGGCTGGGCGGCCAGGCCGTGGACGGCAGCAGCTATAGCGCTGGCCTGAGCGCCCGCTATGAGCTCGACTTCTGGGGCCGCAACCGCGCGCTGCAAGACAGCGCCCTGCAATCGCTGCGCGCCAGCGCCTTCGACCGCGACACCGTGCGGCTTACGGTGACGGCGGGCATCGCATCGCTGTGGCTGCAGGCCGTGGGGCTGCAAGAGCGCAGCGACATCGCCGGGCAGAACCTGGCCAGCGCGCAGCGCTTGCTGGCCGCTGTCGAATCCCGCGCCCGCGCCGGTGCCGCCAGCCCACTGGAGCTGGCGCAGCAGCGCGGCCTGGTGGCCGGCCAGCAGCGCAGCCTGGCCGCGCTGCGCCAACAGGCCGGCGACGCCCGCACCGCCTTGGCCGTGTTGCTGGGTGGCCCGGTGCCCGGTGCAGCGCCCGGGCCGGCCAGCCTGGCCACGCTGCGCCTGCCCGTGTGGGACGCAGGCCTGCCGTCGCAACTGCTCACGCGCCGCCCCGACATCGCCCGGGCCGAAGCCGCGCTGGCCGCCGCCAACGCCAACATCGCCGCCGCCCGCGCCGCCATGCTGCCCAGCCTGTCGCTCACGGCCGGCATCGGCCTGGGCAGCGACCGCCTGCGCACCCTTGCCGACAACCCGCTGGCAAGCCTGGCTGCGGGCCTGACCGTGCCCATCTTCAACGCCGGCCGCCTGGCAGCCGGCCGCGACCTGGCGCAGGCGCAGCGTGAGGAACTGCTGGCCAACTACCAACAGTCCATCGTGGCCGCCTTCGGCGACGCAGAAGTCGCCCTCAACGCCGTTGGCGCACTAGACGCCCAGATCGCGGCCCAGACCGAAGAACACACCCAGGCCGAGCGCGCCTTTACCCTGGCCGAGTCCCGCTACCGCGCCGGCGCCGAAACCCTGCTGACCCTGCTCGATGTGCAGCGCACCCTGTATGCCGCGCAAGAGGCAGCGGTGCAGCTACGGCTGGAACGCCTGCAGGCCAGCGTGGGGGTGTATCGGGCCTTTGGGGGCGGGTGGCGGCAGGTCGCGAAGATCTCATGA
- a CDS encoding MacB family efflux pump subunit, which yields MVTAPLIALRGIRRRYGGSNGQPQVEVLRGIDLDIQQGEFVAVVGSSGSGKSTLMNLLGCLDRPSDGSYHFSGHDVAALGADELAWLRREAFGFVFQGYHLIATESARENVEVPAIYAGMPEHERATRAAALLGRLGLHDKLENRPNQLSGGQQQRVSIARALMNGGRIILADEPTGALDSKSGAEVMALLRELADAGHTVILITHDREVAAQARRVIEIRDGEIVGDSAQGAAIISGNTLPPLNVAHAANAGGASFSADLREAARTAWRGMRMNRARTGLTLLGIVIGVASVIVMLAIGEGARQRVVEQMGSMGTAILYMGSSAPATGGPPGQITPEDLDAVAELPEIRRVMPVIGDPITVRYGNADRQIYVFAASEDMPRVHHWRVALGRYYSDAEDHDLAPLVVLGHKAHQHFFPDLPNPLGKQLLIGNSPFEVIGVMAERGAESGAQSYDDMVFIPYRAGRARVYQVQTQPDYVVIEAASSGQVSEAEVAIRKLLTARHGREDFRISNAGARLQAEVATRKSMTVMLGLIAAVSLVVGGIGVMNVMLMTVRERTREIGIRMATGARQRDILRQFLTESVLVTVIGGVAGVLLGLALGLLLLLGWGVPVIFSLTAMAGAFGCAVATGLVFGYMPAKQAAGLDPVVALASE from the coding sequence GTGGTGACGGCGCCCTTGATCGCGCTGCGCGGCATTCGCCGGCGCTACGGCGGCAGCAACGGGCAGCCCCAGGTCGAGGTGCTGCGCGGCATTGATCTGGACATCCAGCAGGGCGAATTTGTGGCGGTGGTCGGCAGCTCGGGCTCGGGCAAATCGACGCTGATGAACCTGCTCGGCTGCCTGGACCGGCCGAGCGACGGCAGCTACCACTTCAGCGGCCACGACGTGGCTGCGCTGGGCGCCGACGAACTCGCCTGGCTGCGGCGCGAGGCCTTTGGCTTTGTGTTTCAGGGCTATCACCTGATAGCGACCGAATCCGCCCGCGAGAACGTAGAGGTGCCCGCCATCTACGCCGGCATGCCCGAGCACGAGCGCGCCACACGCGCCGCCGCGCTGCTGGGCCGGCTCGGCCTGCATGACAAGCTGGAGAACCGGCCCAATCAGTTGTCTGGCGGGCAGCAGCAGCGCGTGTCGATTGCCCGCGCGTTGATGAACGGTGGCCGCATCATCCTGGCTGACGAGCCCACCGGCGCGCTCGACTCCAAAAGCGGCGCCGAGGTGATGGCGCTGCTGCGCGAGCTGGCCGATGCCGGCCACACGGTGATCCTCATCACGCACGACCGTGAAGTAGCCGCGCAGGCACGCCGCGTGATCGAGATCCGCGACGGCGAAATTGTTGGCGACAGCGCCCAGGGCGCGGCCATCATCTCAGGCAACACGCTGCCGCCGCTTAACGTGGCCCATGCCGCAAATGCCGGCGGTGCATCTTTTAGCGCCGACCTGCGTGAGGCCGCGCGCACCGCCTGGCGCGGCATGCGCATGAACCGCGCCCGCACCGGGCTCACGCTGCTGGGCATCGTGATCGGCGTGGCCTCGGTCATCGTGATGCTGGCCATCGGCGAGGGCGCGCGGCAGCGCGTGGTCGAGCAAATGGGCAGCATGGGCACGGCCATCCTGTACATGGGCAGCAGCGCGCCGGCCACCGGCGGGCCACCGGGGCAGATCACACCGGAAGACCTCGACGCCGTGGCCGAGCTGCCCGAGATCCGCCGCGTAATGCCCGTGATCGGCGACCCGATCACCGTGCGCTACGGCAATGCCGACCGGCAGATCTATGTCTTTGCCGCCAGCGAAGACATGCCAAGGGTGCACCACTGGCGCGTGGCGCTTGGCCGCTACTACAGCGACGCAGAAGACCACGACCTGGCACCGCTCGTGGTGCTGGGCCACAAGGCGCACCAGCATTTTTTCCCCGACCTGCCAAACCCGCTGGGCAAGCAACTGCTCATTGGCAACTCGCCCTTCGAGGTGATCGGCGTGATGGCCGAGCGCGGCGCGGAATCAGGCGCGCAAAGCTATGACGACATGGTGTTCATCCCCTATCGCGCCGGCCGCGCACGGGTCTACCAGGTGCAGACGCAGCCCGACTACGTGGTGATAGAGGCCGCATCCTCGGGCCAGGTGAGCGAGGCCGAGGTGGCGATCAGAAAGCTGCTCACCGCGCGCCATGGCCGCGAAGACTTCCGCATCAGCAATGCGGGCGCGCGCCTGCAGGCCGAAGTCGCCACACGCAAGAGCATGACGGTGATGCTGGGCTTGATCGCAGCCGTGTCGCTGGTGGTGGGCGGCATTGGCGTGATGAACGTGATGCTGATGACGGTGCGCGAGCGCACCCGCGAGATCGGCATCCGCATGGCGACCGGTGCACGCCAGCGCGACATCCTGCGCCAGTTCCTGACCGAGTCGGTGCTGGTCACGGTGATCGGCGGTGTGGCGGGCGTGCTGCTGGGCCTGGCGCTGGGCCTGTTGCTGCTGCTGGGCTGGGGCGTGCCGGTGATCTTCTCGCTCACGGCCATGGCGGGGGCCTTTGGCTGCGCCGTGGCAACGGGGCTGGTGTTTGGCTACATGCCGGCAAAGCAGGCGGCCGGGCTCGACCCGGTCGTTGCGCTGGCAAGCGAATAG
- a CDS encoding efflux RND transporter periplasmic adaptor subunit, whose product MAAARPARSRRVLAIALLAALAAGAAIWWWGARPSVVYQTQPVSRGDVESTVTAIGTLQPRSYVDVGAQVSGLILRLPVQPGSVVKKGQLLVEIDPSVQQATVDAGRAALAGLRAQRTDQQSQHRLAEQQLARQKQMAADGATRAEDLQTAEATLASTAAKVAHLDAQIAQTQATQRAEEARLGYTRIYAPMAGTVVSVEAREGQTLNATYQTPNILRIADLSAMTVWTEVSEADVRRVKAGMPVYFTTLGGVDSASPRRWTAKVRQVLPAPPVPEGGGAKAAGGAAAGASKAVVYTVLFDVDNTDGELMPQMTAQVGFVAAQAKGVIAVPLAALTAVEGQPGDFSARVLGADGKPAARQVRVGVRSRHLAEVAEVDGGLAEGERLIVGETPAGGMRWIQW is encoded by the coding sequence ATGGCGGCGGCCCGACCCGCGCGCAGCCGGCGCGTGCTGGCGATTGCGCTGTTGGCCGCACTGGCAGCCGGTGCCGCGATCTGGTGGTGGGGCGCCCGGCCGTCCGTCGTCTACCAGACGCAACCGGTGTCGCGTGGCGACGTCGAATCCACCGTGACCGCCATCGGCACGCTGCAGCCGCGCAGCTATGTCGACGTGGGCGCGCAGGTGTCGGGCTTGATCCTGCGCTTGCCGGTGCAGCCGGGCAGCGTGGTGAAGAAGGGGCAGTTGCTGGTCGAGATAGACCCCAGCGTGCAGCAGGCCACGGTCGACGCCGGCCGCGCCGCCCTTGCGGGCCTGCGCGCGCAGCGCACCGACCAGCAGTCGCAGCACCGGCTGGCCGAGCAGCAGCTTGCGCGCCAGAAGCAGATGGCCGCCGATGGCGCCACGCGCGCCGAAGACCTGCAGACGGCAGAGGCCACGCTGGCCTCCACCGCCGCCAAGGTTGCGCACCTGGATGCGCAGATCGCGCAGACCCAGGCCACGCAGCGCGCCGAAGAGGCGCGGCTTGGCTACACCCGCATCTACGCGCCCATGGCGGGCACGGTGGTTTCGGTCGAGGCGCGCGAGGGGCAGACGCTCAACGCCACCTACCAGACGCCCAACATCCTGCGCATTGCTGATCTGTCGGCCATGACGGTGTGGACCGAGGTGTCCGAGGCCGACGTGCGCCGCGTGAAGGCGGGCATGCCGGTGTACTTCACTACGCTGGGCGGTGTCGACAGCGCATCGCCGCGCCGCTGGACGGCCAAGGTACGCCAGGTATTGCCGGCGCCGCCGGTGCCGGAAGGCGGGGGCGCCAAGGCTGCAGGCGGTGCGGCGGCCGGTGCCTCGAAGGCCGTGGTCTACACCGTGCTGTTCGACGTCGACAACACCGACGGCGAACTCATGCCGCAGATGACGGCGCAAGTCGGCTTTGTCGCCGCGCAGGCCAAGGGCGTGATCGCCGTGCCGCTGGCTGCGCTCACCGCCGTAGAGGGGCAGCCGGGCGACTTCAGCGCCCGCGTGCTGGGCGCCGACGGCAAGCCTGCGGCGCGCCAGGTGCGCGTGGGCGTGCGCAGCCGCCACCTGGCGGAGGTAGCTGAAGTGGATGGAGGCCTGGCCGAGGGCGAGCGCCTGATCGTCGGCGAGACACCCGCTGGCGGCATGCGGTGGATCCAGTGGTGA
- a CDS encoding DUF3325 domain-containing protein, whose translation MTTLHASLLALALAFSGMGGLGFAMGRHYEQLTQSREAPRRHCLLLRGAGVVLLAASLIPCVLAWGGSVGVVAWLGFLSAGALPLALLLPYLPRAAAVAAAFSAVAGLGGLAFSLALYPI comes from the coding sequence ATGACGACGCTGCACGCATCACTACTGGCACTTGCGCTGGCCTTCTCCGGCATGGGCGGGCTGGGCTTTGCCATGGGCCGCCACTACGAGCAGCTCACGCAGTCGCGTGAAGCGCCGCGCCGGCATTGCCTGCTGCTGCGCGGGGCGGGCGTTGTGCTGCTGGCGGCTTCGCTCATTCCCTGCGTGCTGGCCTGGGGCGGCAGCGTGGGCGTGGTGGCGTGGCTGGGTTTTCTTTCTGCCGGCGCGCTGCCGCTGGCGCTGCTGCTTCCCTACCTTCCGCGCGCTGCTGCGGTGGCTGCGGCGTTCTCTGCCGTGGCTGGCCTCGGTGGCCTGGCGTTCTCGCTGGCGCTGTATCCCATCTGA